The Leptospiraceae bacterium genome includes the window CTCTGCAAATGCTCCCTTTCTTCAAAATGAATATACCGGAAGTTGTAAACTACCACGACTTGAATTTTATTTCTGCACCAAATACCATGACGAAAGCAAATTATTTTCAACACAAAATTTTTTCACCAATCACTTTACGTCATGCGGACAAAATTTTTTGCCTTTCTAAAAATACAAAAAATGATATACATCAAAATTTCCCAAGATTCAAAGAGAAGCTGACCGTTATTTATCCGGGGGTCAATCAAAAAACAGAAGGATTGCATGTAAATCCGCCTTACGATAATTTTTTATTTACAATTGGAACTTTAGAGCCAAGAAAAAATCTAAAGACTCTAATTCTTGCTTACATTCAATTAAAAACCGAAAACCCTAACTTCCCTCTAAAACTAATTGTGGCTGGTAGAGTAGGCTGGAAAGAAAAAGAACTGTCCGATAGTTTACTAAAAGGTGAATATGAAAAATTTGGTTTATACTTTTTGCAAAACCCTGATGACGATGTATTGACCTTTTTATACAAAAACTGTTATGCTTTTTTATTTCCTTCTATCCACGAAGGATTTGGTCTTCCACTACTCGAGGCTTTAATAGAAAATAAAATCTGTGTCGCCTCGGACATACCTGTATTCAGAGAAGTGCTAACTGATGAAGATATTTTTGTTGAGCCGCTAAATATCATTAATTGGAAAGAAGCTCTATTGAAAATTGAAAAAGAAAATTTGAACAAAAGGAAAAAAGTCTGGAATAGGGAAGATTGGAGCTGGGATAAATCGGCTAACTCAATTGAGAAAGAATTAAACTCAATCTGGAAAAAGAAAATAGATAGGCTTTCTTTTTAAATCTATATGTGGTTTTTGCTATGAAAATCTCTTTTCAACGAGGTGTTTTCCTCTTTTCGTCGGGTTTGTGTCGTTTTAGTCTGTTGTAGCGGGTTGTTTTTCTCTTGGAAAGGTAAGCTCCCCCCGCAATCGTGGTCACCGGGGTGGGAACTCCATTCTCGAAGAATCGACTGGGGAGAATTATGTCCCATTCGGCAAGGTCAAGCACTAACAGAAGAGTAAAAAGAGCGGTCTTTGTGGTACCAAGCCAGTCTGCAAGAATCCCCAATTCAATCCAGTCATCGTTATTCGGGGTAAAATTCTTCTTCTGCAAATTTTGCCCGACTTCTTGATACGCTTTCTTTACTCTATCCATTTTCTCAAAAGTCCCCCAAAGAATCACATTTCTGTATCTGTTCAGCAATGCGTGCAAATATTTTCGTCTCGAAAAACCCGTCGTTCTTCTATTGAACTCGTCCATATATTTTGCTGGAACAAGCAAGCTCGATTGGGTTTCTGTAAATTTTTGTGGGTTCATAAATTTCTCCTTAAAGTAAAATTTTCTGCTCTCCTTTATAAGGTAAAAAAAGTTTGCTTTAGAAAAAAAATTTTTGCATTTTTTAGAAAATTTTTTTAGCTTTTACAGAAAAAGTCCCAAATCTGCACTAAAGGCGTAATTTCTTGAAATCCCCATAAAAAATGGAGATCCCACATTTTTGCATAAAAGGTTCACAATTGGTATAAAACATGCACTTTACAGAAAAGAGTGGAGATCCCACATTTGTGCACGAAAAGTGCAAAATCTGCACTAAACGCGAAAGCTCAAAACCTCTAACGAAAAAAAATCTACTTGTAAGAAATAGCTGAATTATTTTTACTGATATTGATTCTCAATTTCTTTTTAGGGGCCAAATATGCTTTCTTCCATTCTATCTAAAAAACCATACACTGGGATAATTTCTTTTATTTTAGTTTTATTTACCATGCCTTTGGGTCACTCTGCTATGATTTTAATGGAGAAGGGGTTTGGTCACGAGTACGTCTTTCATGCAGCTATAGCATTAGGACTATTTGGTTTAACATTACTCGTAATCGGGGTGGTGGCAAAAAACAAAACTTTTTCTACCTTTATGGGGCTTTTTTCCGGGTTGTTTGTATGGACTGGTTGGGTTGAGTTTTCTTTTGTTTACTACGCAAAAAGATTCGAGGTAAAAGGACTAATCGAAAACGGAGAAATGGTAACTAAACCGGAATATTTAATTATGCCATCTTCTATTGGATTTCTAGGAGTACTATTTCTAATTTACGTATTAGGAAATAATTCTAACTGTCCATTTTTTATCTGGTTTCAAAAAAGGCTTAGAATTTTTTCAAAGATCAAAGAAATTCCTACAGAAAAAAATCCTGCTGTTGTAACCTTCGCAGAATTTATTGCAATACTTTGGACATTTTATTTACTACTACTTTTTGCTTATGACAAAAACTTTTTTGGTGATAGACATCCTGTCACTTATATAATCGCATTCGGCTCTTTATTCTGGTCATTGTATTTATTCATGCGTCTTATGACATTCAACCAATTTGCATACTCTCTTCGTTATTCAATTCCCACTGTAATTATTTTCTGGAATTTTGTAGAGATATTGGGAAGATGGAATCTGATGAAAGAAATTTGGTTAGAACCAAAGCAATACTCTCTTGAAATGGGTCTATTGCTTTTAATATTTACTTTAGTTACAAGCTATTCTATATTTCTAGGATTCAAACCAAAAAAAAATTTGCAGTGAGTTTTATGTTTTATTCAAAATTTAAAAAACCCTATATCACCTTTTCTCTATTCATTTTATTATTCGGATACCAATCCATAAATAGTCAAAGTGAAACCTTGAAAACCAGTACTACTGAAATTGAAGACAGTAAAAAGAAAATGTATGACCCTGATAAAGCATTGATCATGGCTACACCAGTCTATGGGGGGCTTATAAGCGGAATAGAATTTCCTTATAGATTTCCCTATTTTCAAAACGGAAACTTTACCTCTAAAGATTTCCAATTATTACGAGGAGAAAAAGATCTTCATGGATCAGGAAATGGTGGTGGAGTAGAGCTTGGAATCGTAAAAGGAAACTGGAGTTATGTAACAGTCAATTTTCAATTTGAGAACACACCTTACGAAACAGTAGGAAGTGCTACGAATCATATTGAAAAGACTCGTTCTAGCTTTGTGGGAACTTTAAATTATTTACAATACTCTTGGGAAAACAAGTCCCAGTTTGTACCTACTTTTGGAATAGGCTTCTTTAATGGATTTGTAAATACTACGGTAAAAGATTTTGTAGCTTTTGATCCTTCTCAGAAATCTGTAATCTATTCGAGTTATGTCAATGCATCAAGCCATGTTGTGAATCCTTTTCCAAAATTAGGAATGAAAATAAAGATCCCTGTTCAACATTGGTATGTAGCTCCATTCTATTCTTATTTTTACGAAGAAGTGACAGCTAACGTATCTTACGGTACAGGGAAGGTGCTTTCTCCTGATCCTGCTTTATTCAATCCATTTACCTTTGCAGAAACAATTGGAAATTCATCAAACAATTCTCTTCTATATCCGGGGGAGGCACGCAGTCTAAAAAAATACTATCAAAACGTTGTAGGTGCAAATATATTTTTGGACTTTCACTATTTTATTCAGCTAAGAGCGAATATTTACAGAAATCTAACTAGAAATTTATGGACTGCAAGAGTATTCCTTACATTTTTTTTCCACAAAAATATAGGAATTTCTGCCTATTATGAATACGCAGAGAGAATCACAGGTCACTACAACTACTGGCTTATAGGCCCAACCTTCGCAACCCAGTTTTAATATTTCATATAGTCAAAATATTCTTTTTGACATTTTTTTCTGAAAAATTTGTTATTATTCCGGTGTCTTTTTCTAAACTTTTATTAACAATATCTATAATTTTCTTTTTCTCATGTACGAAAGAAAAAAAGATTTTTCCGGTAGCTATAAAAGGTATTTTAGATATTAGCCAAAAAAGTGAAAAGAAATGGGAGTTTGATCTTGATGGAAACTTGAAGTTAGACGGAGAATGGGAATTTTATTGGAAAGAATTTTTAGAGCCTGTTACACTCTCTAACCCTGACTCAATCACTTCTAATACTAACACACAAAAATTTTCTCCAGATTGGATAAATATTCCATCCGCATGGAATAACCTGCCTGTTCCAAATAGCAACAAAGAAAAAGTTGCTGGCGCTTTCGGTTTTGCAACATACAGACTCAGAATTCTCACTGACTCAGCCCAAGAACTTTCTATAAAGTTTCCTTACATAAACACGTCTTACAGACTTTTCATAAACGGTAAATTTATATCTGAAGTAGGAACTCCATCCGACTCAAAAAATTCTTCCAGTCCAAGTGTTCATTCTGATGTATTTGAAATTCCAATTTCTGAAACAAAGAAAAATGAAATAGAAATACTCATCCATGTTTCAAACTATTTCCACTCAAAAGGCGGGATTCGTAACTCCATACTACTCGGTAAAAATCAAAAAATAAAAAATCTTCATGATAGAAATTTATTTTTTGATTCATTCCTTGCAGGTAGTATATTTATCACAGGTCTTTACCATTTAGGACTGTATTTACTCAGAAGAAAAGAGTCATCCCCGTTGTACTTAGGGATTTTTTGTATCCTGATGAGCTTTCGTACTTTATTAATAAGCGAAAACTACTGGTATGAAATTTTCCCGAATTTTCCTTATGAAGTGGGCATAAAGTTAGAGTACTTAGTTTTTTATTTTGGTCCTGCGATTTTCTTACTTTATATCAATCAAGTTTTTCCTAAAGATGAAATAAAGATTCTATCTAAAATATTAAGAATTTTTTCTTATTCACTCACTATTGTAATGTTAATTACCCCTGTTAGGATTGCCTCCAATACTTTAATTTTTATGGAATCAATGACGTTAGTTGGAATGCTATACGTTATTTATATTATGATTCAAGCAATACGAAATAGACGTGAAGGAGCCAAATCTTTTGCTTTTGGGATTTGTATTATTTTTATTGCTATAATAAATGATATGCTCTATGTAAACCAAATTCTTTCTACGGGTTATTTTGCTCCTTTTGGGGTATTTTTATTTTTTCTTTCACAAGCCTATTTGCTTTCTATTCGTTCATCAAAGGCATTTGACCAAGTGGAAGAACTCACAAACTCATTAGAAAAAAAAGTACTAACTCGAACAAATGAATTACTTCAATCCAAAAAAATTATTGAAACTGAAAAACTCATATCCGAAGAATATCTTAAAAAACTGAAGAAAGACCTCCATGTTGCCAGGAGTATCCAAAGAGCAATTCTCCCGACGAAACCTAAAAACGAAAAATTAAAATTCTATTCAAAATATCTACCTATGTCTGAAGTAGGTGGAGATATTTATCATATAGAAGAAATTCATCCAAATTATATTAGAATATTTATTGCAGATGTCACAGGACATGGAATGCAGGCTGCCTTAATAACGATGTGCGTTCTTGCGGATTATCAACATTTAAAAAATTCACACTTAAGTCCTTCCGAAATCCTTCGTAAAATAAATATCCAATTTTGTGAGAGGTATTCATTCTTATCTACATTTTTTACTTGTATGGCAATGGATATAGACTTAAACTCCAATATCTTGTCTTTCTCTTCAGCGGGACATCCTGCACAATTCAAGTTCTCTTCAGGGAAAATCGAATTATTTGAAAGAACAGGAAGACTAATCGGCTTAGCTAAAGATTCAAATTATACTTTAGTGGAGACCGCATTTCAACCGAATGATAAGCTCTTTTTATTTACTGATGGTTTGTATGAAGAAATTAATTCAGAGCATATAGAATATGGTGAAGATCGACTC containing:
- a CDS encoding glycosyltransferase family 4 protein, whose amino-acid sequence is METNLKFKPRVGIDARPFAYGMTGNSRYLHEVLKKLIHFNSPFEYYLYSHKEFHPVFEDVYESPLIKVSVYDKFQIPGFLWLNYILPKELKEDRVDIFWGTLQMLPFFKMNIPEVVNYHDLNFISAPNTMTKANYFQHKIFSPITLRHADKIFCLSKNTKNDIHQNFPRFKEKLTVIYPGVNQKTEGLHVNPPYDNFLFTIGTLEPRKNLKTLILAYIQLKTENPNFPLKLIVAGRVGWKEKELSDSLLKGEYEKFGLYFLQNPDDDVLTFLYKNCYAFLFPSIHEGFGLPLLEALIENKICVASDIPVFREVLTDEDIFVEPLNIINWKEALLKIEKENLNKRKKVWNREDWSWDKSANSIEKELNSIWKKKIDRLSF
- a CDS encoding DUF1564 family protein, whose product is MNPQKFTETQSSLLVPAKYMDEFNRRTTGFSRRKYLHALLNRYRNVILWGTFEKMDRVKKAYQEVGQNLQKKNFTPNNDDWIELGILADWLGTTKTALFTLLLVLDLAEWDIILPSRFFENGVPTPVTTIAGGAYLSKRKTTRYNRLKRHKPDEKRKTPR
- a CDS encoding SpoIIE family protein phosphatase; its protein translation is MTFFSEKFVIIPVSFSKLLLTISIIFFFSCTKEKKIFPVAIKGILDISQKSEKKWEFDLDGNLKLDGEWEFYWKEFLEPVTLSNPDSITSNTNTQKFSPDWINIPSAWNNLPVPNSNKEKVAGAFGFATYRLRILTDSAQELSIKFPYINTSYRLFINGKFISEVGTPSDSKNSSSPSVHSDVFEIPISETKKNEIEILIHVSNYFHSKGGIRNSILLGKNQKIKNLHDRNLFFDSFLAGSIFITGLYHLGLYLLRRKESSPLYLGIFCILMSFRTLLISENYWYEIFPNFPYEVGIKLEYLVFYFGPAIFLLYINQVFPKDEIKILSKILRIFSYSLTIVMLITPVRIASNTLIFMESMTLVGMLYVIYIMIQAIRNRREGAKSFAFGICIIFIAIINDMLYVNQILSTGYFAPFGVFLFFLSQAYLLSIRSSKAFDQVEELTNSLEKKVLTRTNELLQSKKIIETEKLISEEYLKKLKKDLHVARSIQRAILPTKPKNEKLKFYSKYLPMSEVGGDIYHIEEIHPNYIRIFIADVTGHGMQAALITMCVLADYQHLKNSHLSPSEILRKINIQFCERYSFLSTFFTCMAMDIDLNSNILSFSSAGHPAQFKFSSGKIELFERTGRLIGLAKDSNYTLVETAFQPNDKLFLFTDGLYEEINSEHIEYGEDRLIKIIEENITKDLDIIIETTLADLDDFLGGSEKRDDITFIGIEFL